The Streptomyces sp. NBC_01268 genome segment GCGTCCGTGCTGGCCCCGGTGGCCGCGACCCCCGCCACCACCGTCCACGCCGCGAGCGCGGGCCCCCACGCCACCGTCCGGCACGGCGACGACTGCCCGTCGGACGGACTCGGCCCCGAGCTGACCGCCAAGCTGGACAAGGCGATCGAGGACGTCCGCAAGCAGGCGGGCATCCCCGGTGTCGTCGTCGGACTCTGGATGCCGGGCCAGGGCGACTACGTGCGCGCCACCGGCGTCGCCGACAAGGCCACCGGCCGGCCGATGTTCGCCGACACCTACGCCCGGATCGGCAGCGAGACCAAGACCTTCACGGTCACCGCGCTCCTGGAGCTCGTGGACGACGGGCGGATCGGGCTGGACGACCCGATCGCCACGTACGTCCACGGTGTGCCGAACGGCGCGCGGATCACGCTGCGCCAGCTCGCCGAGATGCGCAGCGGCCTCTTCCCGTACACCTCGGACGAGGACTTCATCCACGCCCTGCTCAGCGAGCCGCAGCGCCAGTGGACCCCGTACGAGGTGCTGAAGTACGGCTTCAAGCACAAGAACACGTTCGCGCCTGGCGCGAAGTTCGAGTACTCCAACACCAACCTGGTCCTGCTCGGGCTGGTGGTGGAGAAGGTCAGCGGGCACCGGCTCGCCGACTTCATCCACCACCGGGTCCTGCGGCCTTCGCACATGAAGGACACGGCGCTCCCGTACGCCGCCGAGTTCCCGGAGCCGCACGCCCACGGCTACACCGACCAGACGCTGAGCGGCGAGGTCGAGGACGCCACCGACTGGAACCCCAGCTGGGCGTGGGCGGCCGGGGCGATGACCTCGAACCTGCACGACCTGCGCCGCTGGGCCGAGATCCTCGCCACCGGCCGCCTGCTCAGCCCGGAGACCCAGGCGCAGCGCCTCAAGACGCTGCCGACCGGCTTCCCGGGCACCTCGTACGGCCTCGGGATCCTCGACACCAACGGCTGGATCGGGCACAACGGCTCGCTGCCGGGCTACGAGACCGTGACGGTCTACCTGCCCGAGCGGAAGGCCACCCTGGTCCTCATCATCAACACCGACTCGCTCGTCGGAGGCCAGGAGCCGTCCACGCTGCTCGCGCGGGCGATCACCGAGGTCGTCACCCCGGACCACGTCTACGCGGGGGCGATCCCCCCGAGGTGACGCCGGTGCGGACGGGTCAGGCGATGGAGGCGGACAGGACCGCCGAGACGGCGATGTTGCACGAGGCGGTCACCCAGACCGCCGGGTGCGGCTCGGGGTCGACCAGGGTGGCGCCCAGCTTGCCGGGCGTCACCAGGTCCACCACGAGGAACGCGATCGCCATCATCACCAGACCGAGCAGGCCGAACGCGGCCGTGGACACCAGGCCCTTGGCGAAGTCCTCGTAGGTCGTCCAGATCGACGTGAAGACGATCCCGCCGACGCCGAGCAGCGCGGAGGACAGGAGTATCGCGGCGTTGCGGTTGCGGTCCTCCCAGATCTGCCGCCCCAGCTTCCCGGGGGTCAGCAGGTCGACCAGGAAGATGCCGAGGATCAGCAGGACGACGCCGAGGGCGCCGTACGCGGAGGCCCGGCCGAGGCCGTTGACGATGTCGCTCATGGGAATGCCGGCTCCGGAGGGAA includes the following:
- a CDS encoding serine hydrolase domain-containing protein — its product is MRRRTPSRRLLAATLLVASVLAPVAATPATTVHAASAGPHATVRHGDDCPSDGLGPELTAKLDKAIEDVRKQAGIPGVVVGLWMPGQGDYVRATGVADKATGRPMFADTYARIGSETKTFTVTALLELVDDGRIGLDDPIATYVHGVPNGARITLRQLAEMRSGLFPYTSDEDFIHALLSEPQRQWTPYEVLKYGFKHKNTFAPGAKFEYSNTNLVLLGLVVEKVSGHRLADFIHHRVLRPSHMKDTALPYAAEFPEPHAHGYTDQTLSGEVEDATDWNPSWAWAAGAMTSNLHDLRRWAEILATGRLLSPETQAQRLKTLPTGFPGTSYGLGILDTNGWIGHNGSLPGYETVTVYLPERKATLVLIINTDSLVGGQEPSTLLARAITEVVTPDHVYAGAIPPR
- a CDS encoding DUF350 domain-containing protein, whose translation is MSDIVNGLGRASAYGALGVVLLILGIFLVDLLTPGKLGRQIWEDRNRNAAILLSSALLGVGGIVFTSIWTTYEDFAKGLVSTAAFGLLGLVMMAIAFLVVDLVTPGKLGATLVDPEPHPAVWVTASCNIAVSAVLSASIA